A section of the Pseudanabaena mucicola str. Chao 1806 genome encodes:
- the lipA gene encoding lipoyl synthase, with protein MAVKPDWLRVKAPQWERVGNVKEVLRDLGLNTVCEEASCPNIGECFNQGTATFLIMGPACTRACPYCDIDFEKKPQALDPMEPINLGEAVRRMNLKHVVITSVNRDDLPDGGASQFVRCIEEVRKLMPQTTIELLIPDLCANWEALATILAARPHVLNHNTETVPRLYRRVRPQGDYQRSLELLRRTREIAPWVYTKSGIMVGMSETDAEVREVMRDLRAVDCDIITIGQYLQPSAKHLTLHEFVTPKQFEAWRIVGEEMGFLQVVSSPLTRSSYHAEHVQALMKLYPKEV; from the coding sequence ATGGCAGTCAAACCAGATTGGTTGCGAGTAAAAGCCCCGCAGTGGGAGCGCGTCGGTAACGTGAAGGAAGTCCTGCGCGACTTAGGGCTAAATACTGTGTGTGAAGAAGCATCTTGCCCAAATATTGGTGAATGCTTTAACCAAGGAACTGCTACATTTTTGATTATGGGACCTGCTTGCACCCGTGCGTGTCCTTATTGTGATATTGATTTTGAAAAGAAGCCACAAGCGCTCGATCCGATGGAACCAATTAACCTAGGTGAAGCAGTACGGCGGATGAATCTTAAACATGTTGTGATCACTTCCGTTAATCGTGACGACTTGCCCGATGGCGGCGCTTCGCAGTTTGTGCGCTGTATCGAAGAGGTTCGGAAATTGATGCCTCAGACCACAATTGAACTGCTCATTCCCGATCTCTGTGCTAATTGGGAAGCCTTAGCAACTATTCTGGCTGCCCGTCCCCATGTGCTGAATCATAATACGGAAACTGTGCCAAGACTTTATCGCCGTGTGCGTCCACAGGGAGACTATCAGCGTAGTTTAGAACTTTTGCGTCGCACCCGTGAGATTGCGCCTTGGGTCTATACCAAGTCAGGAATTATGGTGGGTATGAGTGAAACTGATGCGGAAGTGAGAGAAGTAATGCGTGATTTACGAGCAGTTGATTGCGATATCATCACCATTGGTCAATATCTCCAACCTTCCGCCAAGCATTTGACTCTACATGAGTTTGTCACACCAAAGCAGTTTGAAGCATGGCGGATTGTCGGTGAAGAAATGGGATTTTTGCAAGTTGTTTCTTCGCCGCTTACGCGCAGTTCCTATCATGCAGAGCATGTGCAAGCCTTAATGAAGCTATATCCGAAGGAAGTGTAA
- a CDS encoding endonuclease MutS2 → MQAETLELLEWNRLCQHLSTFTTTKLGAIAAVHLSIPDRYDQTLELLSQTKEAYALEERNAGVSLDGIQNITEAVLRAEKQGILSAGELWAIATTLAGSRNLRRQLDNVDYCPNLQILASELRTYPDVEQEIYRCVDEGGNVLDRASVRLGEIRDELTSVRDQILTKLQNIMQRNASSLQEQIITQRSDRYVLSVKSPQRDRIPGVIHDTSSTGMTLFVEPNSIVQSNNRLRQLQKMEQAQIEIILENLSAKVTAIAEDLQKLLIIVTKIDLAVARARYAYWLGANPPHFADQEAIVLRQLRHPLLVWQQRNEEGREVVPVDVLVSPQIAVVVITGPNTGGKTATLKTFGLAALMAKVGMYIPAKEPVELPWFDLILADIGDEQSLQQNLSTFSGHIRRIGRILDAISPQSLVLLDEVGAGTDPSEGSAIATALLEYLGEHTRLSIATTHFGELKALKYQNPKFENASVEFDDASLAPTYHLLWGIPGRSNALVIAGRLGLPQDILEAAQVRVGIGSAEMNEVIAELEAQRREQTQKTQAAAHLLAETERLHREILDRAEKMRSQEKEWRERQEQEVKAAIAQAQKEVGRVIRKLQKGEQSGEQVAAVQRTEQRIEELTKRHLPVIAEEKIEVKVNIGDRVRIPKFGKIAQVLTAPNSSGEFSVRLGTMKLSVNLTDIEII, encoded by the coding sequence ATGCAGGCTGAGACGTTAGAACTGTTGGAGTGGAATCGGCTATGTCAGCATTTATCAACATTTACAACGACGAAGCTAGGAGCGATCGCGGCGGTGCATTTGTCGATACCTGATCGCTATGATCAGACCTTAGAACTACTTTCTCAAACTAAAGAAGCCTATGCCCTTGAAGAAAGAAATGCAGGGGTATCTCTTGATGGGATTCAAAATATTACGGAGGCGGTATTACGGGCGGAAAAACAGGGGATTTTGTCCGCAGGTGAGCTATGGGCGATCGCGACGACTTTGGCGGGGTCGCGAAATTTACGCCGCCAGTTAGACAATGTGGATTACTGTCCAAATTTGCAGATTTTAGCGAGTGAATTGCGGACTTATCCTGATGTTGAGCAGGAAATTTATCGCTGTGTCGATGAGGGAGGCAATGTTTTAGATCGGGCTTCGGTACGTTTAGGAGAAATTCGCGATGAGTTAACCTCGGTGCGCGATCAAATTTTGACCAAGTTGCAAAATATCATGCAGCGCAATGCTAGCTCTTTGCAGGAGCAGATCATTACTCAACGTAGTGATCGCTATGTTTTGTCGGTGAAATCGCCCCAACGAGATCGCATTCCAGGAGTAATTCATGATACTTCCAGCACAGGCATGACCTTATTTGTCGAGCCAAATTCGATTGTGCAGTCCAATAATCGTCTGAGGCAGCTCCAGAAAATGGAGCAAGCCCAAATCGAAATTATTTTGGAGAACCTGAGTGCCAAGGTGACGGCGATCGCAGAGGATTTGCAGAAATTACTGATTATTGTCACTAAGATTGATTTGGCAGTAGCAAGGGCAAGGTATGCCTATTGGTTAGGCGCAAATCCACCCCACTTTGCGGATCAAGAAGCGATCGTGCTACGTCAGTTACGACATCCTTTATTAGTTTGGCAACAGCGCAACGAAGAAGGTCGTGAGGTTGTGCCTGTGGATGTATTGGTATCTCCGCAGATTGCCGTAGTCGTGATTACAGGACCAAATACAGGTGGTAAAACAGCGACTTTAAAAACCTTTGGCTTAGCCGCTTTAATGGCAAAGGTAGGCATGTATATTCCTGCAAAGGAGCCTGTGGAATTGCCTTGGTTTGATCTTATCCTTGCGGATATTGGTGATGAGCAATCACTCCAACAAAACCTCTCGACATTTTCGGGACATATTCGCCGCATCGGTCGCATTCTCGATGCGATTTCCCCGCAATCATTAGTACTTCTCGATGAAGTTGGCGCAGGGACTGATCCCTCAGAAGGTAGTGCGATCGCCACCGCACTATTAGAATATCTCGGTGAACATACTCGCCTTAGTATTGCGACAACCCACTTTGGCGAACTTAAAGCTCTGAAATATCAAAATCCCAAATTTGAGAATGCCTCTGTGGAATTTGATGATGCTTCCCTTGCGCCAACCTATCATTTGTTATGGGGAATACCTGGACGCTCCAATGCCCTAGTGATCGCAGGTCGTTTAGGTTTACCACAGGATATTCTCGAAGCGGCTCAAGTACGTGTGGGTATTGGTTCAGCAGAGATGAATGAAGTGATCGCCGAACTCGAAGCACAACGTCGCGAACAAACTCAAAAAACACAAGCAGCCGCGCATTTATTAGCGGAAACTGAACGCTTGCATCGGGAAATTCTGGATCGTGCGGAAAAAATGCGATCGCAGGAAAAGGAATGGCGTGAGCGTCAAGAGCAGGAAGTTAAGGCAGCGATCGCTCAAGCACAAAAGGAAGTTGGTCGAGTGATTCGCAAGTTGCAAAAAGGAGAACAAAGTGGTGAACAGGTGGCGGCTGTTCAACGTACAGAGCAGAGGATAGAGGAATTAACGAAGCGACATCTGCCTGTAATTGCCGAAGAGAAAATTGAGGTGAAGGTAAATATTGGCGATCGCGTTCGGATTCCTAAATTTGGCAAAATCGCTCAAGTTCTCACTGCCCCCAATAGTTCTGGTGAATTTTCGGTACGGCTTGGTACAATGAAATTATCAGTAAATTTGACGGATATTGAAATAATTTAA
- the psbP gene encoding photosystem II reaction center PsbP, with protein MLKRAVSTLLVVFALLLTSCASTPTSGLVPFADSKDGYRFLYPNGWTETKGNSAIDILFHDIIEPSENVSVTISKLETVKSLEEIGNPEAIGLRLQQRVVAPQGSGRQAQLLNAEKREVGDRNYYTFEYAVKRLQGEPRHDLVTVSTNRSNLYTLSISSSERRWEKVKDLFARVAKSFAIDE; from the coding sequence ATGCTCAAACGTGCTGTCTCTACCTTGCTTGTGGTGTTTGCTCTCTTGCTAACTAGTTGCGCTAGTACTCCTACAAGTGGCTTAGTTCCATTTGCAGATAGTAAGGACGGCTATCGATTTCTATATCCCAATGGTTGGACAGAAACAAAAGGAAATTCGGCGATCGATATTTTGTTCCATGACATCATCGAACCTTCAGAAAATGTATCTGTCACCATTAGCAAACTAGAAACAGTGAAATCTCTAGAGGAAATTGGCAATCCTGAAGCAATTGGTTTACGCTTACAGCAGCGAGTAGTTGCCCCACAAGGTTCAGGTCGGCAAGCACAACTTCTAAATGCTGAGAAAAGAGAAGTAGGCGATCGCAACTATTACACCTTTGAATATGCAGTTAAGCGTTTACAGGGTGAGCCTCGACACGATCTTGTAACCGTATCGACCAATCGCAGCAATCTCTATACTCTGAGTATTTCTAGCTCAGAACGACGCTGGGAAAAAGTCAAGGATTTATTTGCCAGAGTTGCGAAATCCTTTGCAATTGATGAATAA
- a CDS encoding SpoIIE family protein phosphatase translates to MPQILIIDDDPTIRLTLQKVLSTQGYEVAMAKDGEEGLNKAKELHPSLIICDWMMPLMDGLEVCNRIKSNIELSNIYLILLTARDQEGDLVRGLEMGADDFLSKPPRINELRARVRAGLRLYQATQELQRQKQVIEQELFQASQYVQSILPEPIEGDIAIQSSFLPSTQLGGDSFDYFWLDSDHLAFYLLDVSGHGIGSALLSVSVLNLMRTRSLRHSRDSQTTTNFYSPSEVLADLNNTFQMSLHNDMYFTIWYGVYDKQTHQLLYSSAGHPPSVLISDEEIPKIKLLKTSGLPIGMMPDTSYQEQICEIDTNSRLYLFSDGVYELTKDDGSIWGFNSLIDTFIHIPRDRLSRIEYILSCVKEAANNRPFEDDLSLLEIEINL, encoded by the coding sequence ATGCCTCAAATTCTCATTATTGATGACGATCCAACTATTAGACTGACTCTTCAGAAGGTTCTCAGTACTCAGGGCTACGAAGTGGCTATGGCAAAAGATGGTGAGGAAGGCTTAAATAAGGCAAAAGAACTACATCCATCTTTGATCATCTGCGATTGGATGATGCCATTAATGGATGGGCTAGAGGTCTGTAATCGCATCAAGAGTAATATTGAATTATCTAATATTTACCTGATTTTACTGACAGCAAGGGATCAAGAGGGGGACTTGGTTCGTGGTTTGGAAATGGGGGCAGACGATTTTTTAAGTAAACCGCCAAGAATTAATGAATTACGGGCAAGGGTGAGAGCTGGACTAAGGCTATATCAAGCCACTCAAGAACTCCAAAGGCAAAAGCAAGTCATCGAACAAGAATTATTTCAGGCTTCGCAATATGTGCAATCAATTTTACCCGAACCAATTGAAGGCGACATCGCAATTCAATCTAGCTTTTTGCCATCAACGCAGCTTGGTGGTGATAGTTTCGATTATTTCTGGCTCGATAGCGATCATCTCGCATTTTATTTACTAGATGTTTCTGGACATGGGATTGGTTCAGCGTTACTATCAGTTTCGGTCTTAAATCTGATGCGTACCCGTAGTTTGAGGCATAGTCGAGACTCTCAAACTACTACAAATTTTTATAGTCCTAGTGAAGTCTTAGCTGATCTCAATAATACATTTCAGATGTCTTTACATAATGATATGTATTTCACTATTTGGTATGGCGTGTATGACAAGCAAACGCATCAACTCTTATATTCCAGTGCTGGACATCCACCGTCGGTGCTGATTTCTGACGAAGAAATTCCGAAAATTAAACTTTTAAAAACTTCAGGTTTACCAATTGGGATGATGCCTGATACTAGCTATCAAGAGCAGATTTGTGAAATTGACACTAATAGCCGACTATATTTATTCAGCGATGGTGTTTATGAATTGACAAAGGATGACGGCAGTATTTGGGGCTTTAATTCGTTAATCGATACATTTATTCACATTCCCCGCGATCGCCTCTCAAGGATCGAATACATCTTATCTTGCGTCAAGGAAGCTGCAAACAATCGCCCCTTTGAGGATGATTTATCCTTGTTAGAAATTGAAATTAATTTATAA
- a CDS encoding DUF3318 domain-containing protein: protein MPSPTSSLRNTFARTEIRRLQDLLPPELQAWVKVLNADGVRPPLIACEEAGGDEVVILVDMVRWERLAEDQRNLLFWHEVARIQNDAVPKDGWEVAALAIGLGGAVGELWVQNGLLFVLALGICGVAGFQLWRKGTSKKDIRNLIEADQGAIRLAVRNGYPLPAAYKSLGSALKIMLSDASKGRSRTLIEKRLDALRAEANKARRNYEN from the coding sequence ATGCCATCTCCAACTTCTTCCCTCCGAAATACCTTTGCTAGAACTGAGATTCGTCGCCTGCAAGATCTGCTCCCCCCTGAGCTACAAGCATGGGTAAAAGTCCTGAATGCCGATGGTGTCCGTCCCCCACTAATCGCCTGTGAAGAAGCTGGCGGCGATGAAGTGGTGATTTTGGTGGATATGGTGCGTTGGGAGCGACTTGCTGAAGATCAGCGCAATCTTCTGTTTTGGCACGAGGTTGCCCGTATTCAGAATGACGCAGTACCCAAGGATGGTTGGGAGGTCGCAGCCTTAGCGATCGGGCTTGGTGGCGCAGTTGGTGAGCTATGGGTACAAAATGGTTTGCTATTTGTACTGGCGTTAGGTATTTGCGGTGTTGCAGGTTTCCAACTCTGGCGCAAAGGCACTAGCAAAAAAGATATTCGCAATTTAATTGAGGCTGACCAAGGCGCGATTCGTTTAGCGGTGCGTAATGGTTATCCACTACCTGCGGCATACAAGAGTCTAGGTAGTGCATTAAAAATTATGCTGAGTGATGCATCTAAGGGGCGATCGCGCACATTAATCGAAAAGCGTCTCGATGCATTGCGAGCCGAAGCCAATAAAGCAAGACGCAATTACGAGAATTAA
- a CDS encoding M16 family metallopeptidase, whose product MLSFLSRGLATAIAVVMLGNLPLFSQSFLQLGGGQAQAAQPDLVAKTLVRSPAASNNSLTGDVVKTVLDNGLTVLTKEVNTAPVVSVQVWYRVGSQNEKLGITGISHQLEHLMFKGTRARPIQFGRLFSALGSNSNAFTSYDMTAYFGTTGSDKLEAMLQLEADRMVNTVAGDKELKSERTVVLSELDGGNNNPGTRLYRQVMLAAYPDSSYGWPVIGYRPEVENYTVEDIQNYYRTFYRPDNATLVIVGNFETQATLKKVKEIFGAIQAPPKPKDILTPEAQKQKPQPPEPRSSKEVIRLKEPGSVPFLQSLYPNLPNVDSPDVAAIDVLDNILTSGRSSRFYQALVETGLASSVSGSSSTQIGTGWYLVSATPTTGRSLEDLDRLILEEIEKVQNQPVTPEELERAKVSMRATYILSNRDIGSQASQIGYNQTVAKDYRYSDRYLDAVEKVTIADVQRVAKQYLQGDRRVVGYFEPSVITGSTGTTPSNSHSSEAFKPSSPVDPAEVAKYLPESALIAKAGTPTAVQPDKFTLSNGLKVLLLRDRSTPSITIVGEIKAGAGFDSIEKAGLAGITAQNLTNGTTSKDALTLASRLENLGARLGFSAGRESVGISGIAIAKDLPIVIDQLADLIQNATFPEKEFDLNLQRNLLSLKSELDNPSSLARRIFQSTLYPKGHPFNAMRTENSLKSLKREDLAKFYKTYYRPDNTILTLTGDFDPAIVKQLLEEKLGNWNANGKVSKFQFPKVEQIAQTTEKQEALAGKTQAVTIMGHPSISRSDPQYYPALVLNQVLGGDTLASRLGTEIRDRLGLTYGIYSYFQAGRPPQGAFIVQMQTSGKDTRKAIAATVALLKDVRNKGITQAEFDVAKKSLINNFATEFADPDNIAESLLSDEIYGLPVGDFYKYPQRIQSVSLEQVNRAAKELLQPDNLLIVSVVPK is encoded by the coding sequence ATGCTCTCTTTTTTGAGTCGGGGCTTAGCTACAGCGATCGCGGTAGTGATGCTCGGTAACTTACCTCTATTTTCGCAATCATTTTTACAACTAGGGGGAGGGCAAGCACAGGCTGCTCAACCTGATCTAGTTGCTAAGACTTTAGTGCGATCGCCTGCGGCATCCAATAACTCACTAACAGGTGACGTTGTTAAAACAGTCTTAGATAATGGACTAACTGTACTAACTAAGGAAGTTAATACGGCTCCTGTAGTCAGTGTCCAAGTTTGGTATCGCGTGGGTTCTCAAAACGAAAAACTTGGCATTACTGGTATTTCCCATCAACTTGAGCATTTGATGTTTAAAGGAACAAGAGCCCGTCCGATCCAGTTTGGACGCTTATTTAGTGCCTTGGGTAGTAATTCCAATGCTTTTACTAGCTACGACATGACCGCCTATTTCGGTACAACTGGCAGTGATAAGCTTGAAGCCATGCTGCAACTAGAAGCCGATCGCATGGTGAACACGGTCGCAGGTGACAAGGAACTCAAAAGTGAGCGCACCGTAGTTTTGTCGGAGCTAGATGGCGGTAATAACAACCCTGGGACGAGACTATATCGGCAAGTAATGCTCGCGGCTTATCCCGATAGCTCCTATGGATGGCCAGTCATTGGCTACCGTCCTGAAGTGGAAAACTATACGGTTGAAGATATTCAAAATTATTACCGTACTTTTTATCGTCCCGATAATGCCACCTTGGTCATCGTAGGTAATTTCGAGACGCAAGCTACGCTCAAAAAAGTGAAGGAAATCTTTGGGGCAATTCAGGCTCCACCAAAGCCCAAAGACATCCTTACTCCTGAAGCACAAAAGCAAAAACCACAGCCTCCAGAGCCAAGATCTTCCAAGGAAGTAATACGCCTCAAGGAACCAGGTAGTGTGCCTTTCTTGCAGTCGCTTTATCCGAATTTACCAAATGTCGATAGTCCTGATGTTGCGGCGATCGATGTATTAGACAATATTTTGACCTCAGGTAGAAGTTCGCGCTTCTATCAAGCATTAGTAGAGACAGGTTTAGCTAGTAGTGTTAGTGGCAGTTCATCTACGCAGATTGGCACAGGTTGGTACTTAGTAAGTGCTACCCCAACAACTGGTAGATCTCTCGAAGATCTCGATCGCCTGATCCTTGAAGAGATCGAGAAAGTCCAAAATCAACCTGTTACTCCAGAGGAACTGGAACGCGCCAAAGTTAGTATGCGGGCGACCTATATCCTGAGTAATCGGGATATTGGTTCACAGGCAAGTCAAATTGGTTACAATCAAACCGTTGCGAAGGATTATCGCTATAGCGATCGCTACTTAGATGCAGTTGAGAAGGTCACAATCGCTGATGTACAGCGTGTCGCTAAGCAATATCTCCAAGGTGATCGCCGTGTGGTCGGATATTTCGAGCCATCGGTGATCACTGGTAGCACAGGAACAACGCCGAGCAATTCCCATTCATCGGAAGCCTTTAAACCTAGCTCTCCTGTTGATCCTGCTGAAGTCGCTAAGTATCTACCAGAGAGCGCATTGATTGCCAAAGCTGGGACTCCAACTGCGGTACAACCCGATAAATTTACTCTATCAAATGGGTTAAAGGTCTTACTATTGCGCGATCGCAGCACCCCAAGTATCACCATCGTTGGTGAAATCAAGGCTGGGGCGGGATTTGATTCTATTGAGAAGGCTGGTCTAGCTGGTATCACTGCTCAAAACCTCACGAATGGAACAACTTCTAAGGATGCGCTTACCCTTGCATCTCGACTAGAAAATCTTGGCGCAAGATTAGGATTTTCCGCAGGACGTGAAAGCGTTGGCATTTCGGGAATAGCAATAGCAAAGGATTTACCAATCGTGATCGATCAATTAGCCGATCTCATACAAAATGCCACATTTCCAGAAAAAGAATTTGATCTCAACCTTCAGCGCAATTTATTGTCTCTCAAATCTGAACTTGATAACCCATCTTCGCTAGCGAGGCGAATCTTCCAATCAACTCTTTATCCTAAGGGGCATCCCTTTAATGCGATGAGGACAGAAAATTCCCTGAAATCTCTAAAGCGAGAAGATTTAGCTAAGTTCTATAAAACCTATTACCGTCCCGATAATACGATTCTCACTTTGACTGGGGACTTTGATCCAGCCATTGTTAAACAGTTGCTTGAAGAGAAGCTTGGCAATTGGAATGCGAATGGCAAGGTATCGAAGTTCCAATTCCCGAAAGTGGAGCAGATTGCCCAAACCACAGAGAAACAAGAAGCTCTCGCTGGTAAGACTCAAGCCGTGACAATCATGGGACATCCTAGCATTTCCCGTTCCGATCCGCAGTACTATCCTGCGTTGGTGTTGAATCAAGTCCTTGGTGGTGATACCTTGGCAAGTCGTCTCGGTACAGAAATTCGCGATCGCCTTGGTTTGACCTATGGCATCTATAGCTATTTCCAAGCGGGTAGACCACCACAGGGCGCATTTATCGTACAGATGCAAACTAGTGGCAAGGATACACGAAAGGCGATCGCTGCTACGGTAGCGCTTCTTAAGGATGTACGAAATAAGGGCATCACCCAAGCGGAATTTGATGTTGCCAAAAAGAGCTTGATTAATAATTTCGCTACGGAATTTGCTGATCCTGACAACATTGCCGAATCTCTCCTCAGCGATGAAATCTATGGCTTGCCAGTGGGTGATTTTTACAAGTATCCACAACGCATCCAGTCCGTATCTCTAGAGCAGGTTAATCGGGCTGCTAAGGAGTTATTACAACCCGATAATCTCCTAATTGTGTCTGTAGTGCCTAAATAG
- a CDS encoding HNH endonuclease encodes MAKVLVLNASYEPLNITNWQRAIVLVIKGKAEQVEHNGKMVYPGMPLPSVIRMLQYVSIPYKEIPLTRRNILHRDAHSCQYCGHTGDDLTLDHVLPRSRGGVDSWDNIITACVRCNVKKGNRTPKEAGMPLKKQPRRPHSGLHFEVTKYLRSGNHDEWQKYIIH; translated from the coding sequence ATGGCAAAAGTCCTTGTTCTAAACGCATCCTATGAGCCGCTGAACATTACCAATTGGCAGCGTGCAATTGTGTTGGTCATAAAAGGTAAAGCGGAACAAGTTGAACATAATGGCAAGATGGTCTATCCAGGGATGCCACTACCCTCAGTAATCCGAATGCTGCAATATGTCAGTATTCCCTATAAAGAAATTCCGCTTACCCGTCGTAACATCCTCCATCGTGATGCCCATTCCTGTCAGTACTGTGGGCATACAGGGGATGACCTAACCCTCGATCATGTTTTGCCGCGATCGCGTGGTGGTGTTGATAGTTGGGACAACATTATTACAGCTTGTGTGCGGTGTAATGTGAAGAAAGGCAACCGCACACCGAAGGAAGCAGGGATGCCCCTCAAGAAACAACCGCGTCGCCCCCATAGTGGTTTGCATTTTGAAGTAACAAAATATTTAAGGTCAGGGAATCATGACGAATGGCAGAAATATATTATTCACTAA
- a CDS encoding FAD-dependent oxidoreductase has protein sequence MKIAVIGGGASGMVTAYLLDKQGHFVTVLEEQPTLGGHIRTLNKNVQASHANCEFLLESGVLEFPVAFHSFLDLMQELEVELEPVQVGSGLFLADGRHFLSAVMIQKNFTGLQRLIEYLRIDTLYARSAGLWITLHSAQAKELHDHPMSYYLKPRCIRCDWLKLLTMYSYSMPLELIDNFPAELVIPALRDYVFAKWVRIKGGVYSYIEKILERFRGKILLNNKITEIRRIDTSVQIQFADDRIELFDKVVFATPPDRILKLLVDPTFEESKRFSAWQCNHAQTIIHTDTSLYTQYGIKQASEFDFFQTSDGWGYNASLNQLCGLRSPQQYSLAFHLDQAIATDKIIHVQKHDTPLYTVEALHYRNEVIDTNGENHTYYAGAYLGDGLHEGAIASAMRVAQLIGM, from the coding sequence ATGAAAATAGCAGTTATTGGTGGCGGCGCAAGCGGCATGGTGACGGCTTATCTGCTGGATAAACAGGGGCATTTTGTAACTGTTCTCGAAGAACAGCCGACGTTGGGTGGTCATATTCGGACATTGAATAAAAATGTACAAGCAAGTCATGCTAATTGCGAATTTCTGCTGGAAAGCGGTGTACTAGAGTTTCCCGTTGCATTTCATAGCTTTTTGGATTTAATGCAGGAATTAGAAGTTGAATTAGAGCCTGTACAGGTCGGTTCAGGGCTGTTTTTAGCAGATGGTCGTCATTTCCTATCAGCAGTGATGATTCAAAAAAACTTCACAGGCTTACAGCGACTAATCGAATATCTGCGAATAGATACACTCTATGCGCGATCAGCAGGACTATGGATTACCTTACATTCTGCTCAAGCTAAAGAACTTCACGATCACCCAATGTCCTATTACTTGAAGCCTAGATGTATTCGCTGTGATTGGTTAAAACTGCTAACGATGTATAGTTACTCAATGCCATTGGAATTGATTGATAATTTTCCTGCCGAATTAGTCATCCCTGCATTACGCGATTATGTATTTGCTAAATGGGTAAGAATTAAGGGAGGTGTATATTCCTATATTGAAAAAATTCTAGAAAGGTTTCGGGGCAAGATTCTGCTCAATAATAAAATTACCGAAATTAGACGCATCGATACATCAGTGCAGATTCAATTTGCTGATGACAGAATTGAGCTATTTGACAAAGTAGTTTTTGCCACACCACCCGATCGCATTCTCAAGTTACTTGTTGATCCGACTTTTGAGGAATCAAAACGTTTCTCCGCTTGGCAATGCAATCATGCCCAAACCATAATCCATACTGATACTTCCTTGTATACCCAATATGGTATTAAGCAAGCTTCGGAGTTTGATTTCTTTCAAACGTCTGATGGATGGGGATATAACGCTTCTTTAAATCAACTATGCGGTTTGCGATCGCCACAGCAATATAGCCTCGCTTTTCATTTAGATCAGGCGATCGCTACAGATAAAATCATTCATGTTCAGAAACATGATACGCCACTATATACAGTGGAAGCTTTGCATTATCGCAATGAAGTTATAGACACCAATGGTGAAAACCATACCTATTATGCGGGAGCCTATCTTGGTGATGGTTTACATGAAGGGGCGATCGCCTCAGCAATGCGAGTTGCCCAACTAATCGGAATGTAA